From one Thermodesulfovibrionales bacterium genomic stretch:
- the gltX gene encoding glutamate--tRNA ligase has product MVRVRFAPSPTGHLHIGGARTALFNWLYARHEGGRFILRIEDTDRSRSTDEYIEAIIEGMRWLNLDWDEGPYRQTDRFDVYRSYAERLVREGRAYYCYCSPEELEQRRQEALAQGKTPKYDGRCRNRKEPIPGREPAVRFRMPQEGRTVVEDLIKGTVVFENDQLDDLIIMRSDGTPTYNFVVVVDDVDMKITRVIRGDDHLNNTPKQIHIYKALGYEMPEFAHLPMILGADKARLSKRHGATSVVAYREMGYLPEALVNYLVRLGWSYGDQEIFTRQELIRYFSFEHVGKSSAVFNPEKLLWLNSQYIMQSPPEKLAELVRPFLLSEKVMSERQPLDAAWLAQAVETLKERSKTLVELAKSLRYYIAEDVEFEEKAKAKFLNEKGRDLLIELRGALAALDGFSAGEIERVFLSLTEKHGIKLGALAQPVRVAITGGTVSPGIFEVLVIIGKEKALRRIEKAIESAGVPARKEREP; this is encoded by the coding sequence CGAGGCACGAGGGCGGCAGATTTATTTTGAGGATAGAGGACACGGACAGGAGCCGCTCTACGGACGAGTATATCGAGGCGATCATCGAAGGGATGAGATGGCTCAACCTCGATTGGGACGAGGGGCCGTACCGGCAGACGGACAGATTTGACGTGTACAGAAGCTATGCGGAGAGACTCGTGCGGGAAGGAAGGGCATATTACTGCTACTGTTCTCCAGAAGAACTGGAGCAGCGGAGACAGGAGGCATTGGCCCAGGGGAAGACACCGAAATATGACGGGAGGTGCCGCAACAGGAAGGAGCCCATCCCCGGCAGGGAGCCAGCAGTCAGGTTCAGGATGCCTCAGGAGGGCCGGACCGTTGTGGAAGACCTTATCAAGGGGACCGTAGTATTTGAGAACGACCAGCTCGATGACCTCATCATCATGCGGTCCGACGGCACGCCTACGTATAATTTTGTGGTTGTCGTCGATGATGTCGATATGAAGATAACCCGTGTCATAAGGGGTGACGATCATCTGAACAATACGCCGAAACAGATCCATATCTATAAGGCCCTCGGATATGAGATGCCTGAATTTGCCCACCTCCCGATGATCCTCGGCGCTGACAAGGCGCGGCTCAGCAAGAGACACGGGGCGACATCGGTCGTGGCGTATCGGGAGATGGGATACCTTCCCGAGGCCCTCGTAAATTACCTTGTTCGTCTGGGATGGTCTTATGGAGACCAGGAGATATTTACCCGCCAGGAGTTGATACGGTACTTCTCTTTCGAGCATGTGGGGAAGTCCTCGGCAGTATTCAATCCCGAGAAACTGCTCTGGCTGAACAGTCAGTATATTATGCAGTCTCCTCCGGAGAAGCTCGCCGAACTCGTCAGGCCCTTTCTTCTCAGTGAAAAGGTCATGAGTGAGAGACAGCCGCTTGATGCGGCCTGGCTCGCACAAGCCGTAGAAACATTAAAGGAGCGTTCCAAGACCCTCGTAGAACTTGCGAAGTCACTGCGCTACTATATTGCCGAGGACGTCGAATTTGAAGAAAAGGCAAAGGCAAAGTTTCTGAATGAAAAGGGTAGGGACCTCCTCATCGAATTGAGGGGAGCTCTGGCAGCCCTTGATGGTTTTTCGGCAGGAGAGATAGAGAGGGTCTTTCTGTCGTTGACAGAAAAACACGGCATAAAACTCGGGGCGCTTGCCCAACCGGTCCGCGTGGCGATTACCGGCGGCACCGTGAGCCCCGGCATATTCGAGGTGCTTGTGATCATCGGCAAGGAGAAGGCGCTCAGGAGGATCGAGAAGGCGATTGAGTCGGCAGGAGTGCCGGCGAGAAAGGAAAGGGAGCCATGA